From the genome of Cololabis saira isolate AMF1-May2022 chromosome 4, fColSai1.1, whole genome shotgun sequence:
cttccctcctaaaggggagttttttcttgccacagtttggcttaaggtttttctcccactaggggagtttttacctgccagtgtttatgttagctttatgtaataattgttcggggggtcatgttctgggtctctggaaagcgcctagagacaacttctgttgtaatagacgctatataaataaaattgaattgaattgaattgaattgaattgaattgaattgaattgaattgaattgaattgaattgaattgaattgaattgaattgaattgaattgaattgaattgaattgaattgaattgaattgaattgaattgaattgaaatgaaatgaaatagcaACCAAACTGCTGAGGATCCAAATAAAGCTTCCAGGTGACTAAAAAGcaggaaaaaataacaaaaggacTTCAAAATGCTTTTAAATCGAGCTTTTGTCCCTGCCACTTGCATGATCTCAGATATGTTCCTAACATGTCTCATTTTAATTGTTTACCAGAATTTTTAGAAGGAGACATTATAAAAGATTGTTTGGACTCTGGTTCAACCATTATTTACAGGAACTGAACTCAAGCTGTACATTAAACTCAACCTGATTgctgtgttaaaatgaacagTAGTACAAAGGAGTCACAGAGCCTCAATACAAGGCCAAACCCTTGTGTCATGGCTGTCCTTATTGACCTACAGACCATTTTAGTGCTAAATTACTGAGTTCGGCCCGCTGGCTAAAAGGTGTGTCTGTAATTGAGTGAATCCCACTGATGAATCAAATGTGAAACATGAAAAAGCTGGAACCCCTATATAATATATCTCTGGCCCCTTGAACCTTACAGAGGGGTTAACTTCAGTTTGAAAATTACTAAATTAATTCTGTTTAGATACTAAACTGCCCATGGGCTCTGATTTTAATGATGTTAAACTTTAAGGaattaaaggaaaataaatcgTATTCATAGTTTATTGATGAGTCTGACTGTTATCTATTATCAGGCGTTTGTGCCAATGAAGCAAGTACAATGTGTGTAATTGGTGCACACTAAGCActcgttcagctgatttaaatGTGTATTGTCTTTTATATTGATAGGAACGACATTGGGGATGTTTTAGCTTCATGTGTTTTAAACAAGCTAAATGTAATATCttttaatatatgtttttttggtggttttttgttttgttttgcagtaTGTCCCACAATAAATGCACATGATAAAATTAAGCCAGTCAAGTGGCTTTAGATGAAATGCAGCACAACATAAACTGTccccacaaacaaacaaatgaaaataaatcacaactGAGAAAAGTGCAGGTCAGCAGCAGACTCTTGTATTTGTGGTTCTTTTAAGTTGCCCATTTGTTCTTTACTGATGACTGGGAGCACCACATGTACCCACAAATGTGAGGGGCAGTGACTGTGAATCACATGGCTACCATGTTGCCCTCTCCAGGTCTCCTAACGCCTCTTCTATCCTCAGTGGGGCATCAGTCAGGAGCCTTTGTTCGGTGGCTGTTGTCTCTCTCTTCTCAATTCTTCCCatcactttttctttattttcatttggcAACAGAACAAAACTAAATCGCTGTAAACATCTCATGGGTAAAGCACCAGGAGGTGCTGGAATGACTGGGTGAAgggaggaagaggtggaggaaaGGGATGTGGAGGAGGTAAAGAGTGAGAGGTTGGGAGAGGTGGTCGCAAGTCTCATTGTTGGATCCGACGCAGCGACTGCACCTGGAAGGACTGCGCATGGGAGCCCCACTCTCTGTAGTGTTTGTACTCGCCACCATGGCGATCACATTCCATGATGTACTGGTATCCACGGTAACCTGGAAATTGGTAGCACACCCAGCTGGAAAAGGAGAGACATAATcaatgagaagaaaaaacagtGTGGTAGCTCCAGAAATAGAAATGTTGTTTGCGTGATATGAAATGTttttagaataaaaaataatacatttaaaggaGAAAAAGACTGCCGTTATAAATAAGCCAGTTTAAAACTCAATCAATTATGTTATTCCATATAGAAAGAATGATGCAGGCTGTAATGCATCAAAACTCACAATTGCTAAAGATGCAATAAGTAATTAAATATGCAAACTTTAGTAGAGTGATAATATTTGATTTAATAACATCTGATATTAGCTACAATAAATTAGATGTCATTGTAGCAGCAAATGGAGTTATTGGTGCAATACAGCATATCAATAAACACGAGGTAGTGGCACTGgcctgatttttatttatttactgtgtatCGAAATGTATGTTACCTTGTGCCAAGTTAGTAAAATAAGCAGTTCATTTGCAGAATTTAAGCAATATTTCACATGTCAGAGGCCTGTTGTGAGTTAGTCGTCTGAGTTCAGAGGCTGACACTTACGAGCCGCTCTGAACTTGCATGGATCCAATCTCATTGTTGCCCCAACCCATGGCCTGCAGAGAAGGATAGTCATCATTTATCTCCCACTGTCGTCCAATGAAGTTCTCCTTCTCAAACAAGACCATCTTGGACTCCTTATGGTTCTGTGGGCACATGAAAAAGAGTTATGAGCACCAAGGATCCTTTGGTAGCTTTGCACAGTAGATGTCAAGTGGCAGTAAGATGAGGGTCTTAGATAAAAATGAAGTTGCCCTCAAATTAAGACATTTGTGTTTTACATCTCTCCCCTGTCTATCCTGCAGATGTCAAAGAAAGTATTTTAGTCATACAATGGTTAAGATTTCTAAATTCTGATAATATACATGAGGACTCATTGCACTACAGTCTGTTTGACTCAAACTTTGTATGTATTTGagttctttttgtgtttttgacttgaataaaataagtaagtAGCAATTGTAAAGTCAGACTGAGAAAAGCCAGAAACAGTTTAGTCCAGAAAACGCACAGCAGAGCAGATGGGGCGGAAGGACATCATCCTCTCAATGTGGTAGGCGTTGCTGCCGCTCCACGACTCCCAGTGAGGATACTCTCCCCTCTCCAACACAAACTGCTGTCCGCAGAAGCTGGAGTGCTCGTATCCTGTCCAGCTGTCACACAAGCACTCAGTTACATGTTCACAGCTTTGGATATTTGTAAAACAGACAGAGTAAATATGGGTTGTTTCCTGAAGACATCTTAGCAAGGTACTAACCTGTCTATGTTAAACAAACATCACGATGGTACATTTTCAGTTAGCATGAGGGAACTATTACTAATCATTATAGGTGTTACCTTTTAAATGTAACCATTAACTGATGTGTTATTAGATTCAGCATGAACAAAGTAGCACCAATATGTTTTAATCTAAACTACTGCAACATTTTCacgtgtgtatgtttgtttctTTCATATATTTGACTTACGCTCCGCATTCAACCTTGAGGGAACGAATGTTGTCAACGCCACACTCCATGATGTTCTGGCAGGCTGAGGTGAACTCCAGACGCTTGCCCTGGAAGTTGTCCTGGTCATAAACTGTGATCTGGAAAGGACACAAATACAGGCATCTAGTATACACATGTCAAAAGTGCTAACTGATGTGGCCaggcacaaaataaaaaaaatttaaccaATTTTCGTTAATAAACGACCAAACTCACCTTCCATGGTCCCAGTGGGTTGGGATTATTCAGAGCCATGCTACTGTATATCAGTGATGATTAACCTGCAGAACAGAAAGCATATTTATGCAAGTGTTCAGAGGAAAATATTACTTAGCCTATCTGCTAAACCTAACTTGTTGCTTTGGCCATCAGCTACAGTACATGCCATGCTTGTAATGTTATAAATCAAGTTATGCTTTTATAGACTGTTGAGTTTGCatgtctttttaaacagattaaaATAATTCATTGTTTAATCATAGCATTTGTATTCACAAATGTGGAATTATCTCTGAAACTGAGCACATGACATTGTACATGTTTGAGCTTTGAAGCACACGCCAAAGGCGACTTCAAGCCTACACTAGACATAGTAGACAGAATGCACGTTTGCCCTTACTGAGCGTGGTCAGTATGAATGTCTGCCCCAAGTCTATACCTTTATGTGACTcagcagaaaagacagaaaaatgttaaattacAAGAGCCTGCAGTCTGAGGAGATGGAGGGCTTACCTGACCAGCCCCAAAGAATAGATGTCCAGTGCTCACAGGGGCCTCCACAAAAACGATGTCCTGGCCCCAGAGAAAATGGACCTATTTATACATGCTGGTGCTGAAAGCAACTGGGCCTGTGGGTCGGGCCGGGAGTCAGCACATTGCTATCCGATTTATTGTTCGGCCCTGAGCTGCTGGGCTTTAGTTAGCTGCAGCTGGACTGGATGGAGGGCACCGTGCCCAGTACAAATAAGCACAAGCTCCAAATGGTCCATGTCCAGTGGGCTGGACTGAGTCCTGGCACAGCCTACGCCAGAAAACAGATCATCCTCGTCTGACCACTGACTACAAAGGTGAAAACACATCTGGAATTAAAGTTGGAGGTAAAAACAAAACTTGATCTTAACGTTCCACTGTTATTattctgtatgtatatatatatatatatatatatatatatatatatatatatatatatatacagaatatataaaaaagtatttagtcggCCACCAATTATGCAAGTTCtatcacttaaaaagatgagagcgGCCTGTAATTGTCATCATAGGTActgtacacttcaactatgacaactatgagagacagaatggggggaaagaatccaggaaatcacattgtaggatttttaatgacataattggtaaattcttcggtaaaataagtatttggtcatctacaaacaagccagatttctggctttcacagacctgtaacttcttctttaagagtctcctctgtcctccactcgttacctgtattaatggcacctgttttaactggttatcagtataaaagacacctgtccacaacctcaaacagtcacactccaaactccactatggccaagactaaagagctgtcaaaggacgtgagaaactaaattgtagacctggaccaggctgggaagactgaatctgcaataggtaagcatcttggtgtgaagaaatcaactgtgggagcaattattagaaaatggaagacatacaagacactgataatctccctccatctggggctccacgcaagatctcaccccgtggggtaaaaatgatcacaagaacggtgaataaaaatcccagaaccagacgggggacctagtgaatgacctgcagagaactgggaccaaagtaacaaagcaGTGCCAGACGTGTCTCCCTGCTTaaaccagtacatgtccaggcccgtctgaagtttgttagagagcatttggatgatgcagaagaggattgggagaatgttatatggtcaaatgaaaccaaaatagaactttttggtagaaacacaacttgtcgtgtttggaggagaaagaaagctgagttgcatccaaagaacaccaaacctactgtgaagcatgggggtggaaacatcatgctttggggatgtttttctgtaaagggaccaggacgactgatccgtgtaagagaaagaatgaatggggccatgtaaagtaagattttgagtgaaaacctccttccttcAGCAaggacattgaagatgaaatgtggctgggtctttcagcatgacaatgatcccaaacacatcgccTGGGCAACGAAGGAgcggcttcgtaagaaacatttgaaggtcctggagtggcctagccagtctccagatctcaaccccattggaaatctttggagggagttgaaagtccgtgttgcccagcgacagtctcaaaacatcactgctctagaggagatctgcacggaggaacggaccaaaataccagaaacactgtgtgaaaaccttgtgaagacttacagaaaacgtttgacctctgtcattgccaacacaGGTTATATAagaaagtattgagatgaacttttgttatagaccaaatacttattttctactataatttgcaaataaattctttaaaaatcagaaaatgtgatttactgtattttctttttttcattttgtctctcatagttgagatatacctgtgatgaaaattacaggcctcacTTTaccctttttacttttttgtcccactgtgtgtgtgtgtatgcatatgtacagtatatgtatatatatatgtatatatatatatatatatatacacacacatccagCACACTAAAGGTTCTAACACACACATGTGATTAGTACCAATTCACTCACTGTCTTCTCCTCAAACTGTGCTGCACTTCATCTGTTAGCTATATGCATCATGTCCACTTCTACTGACCCCACATATCTGGTCTTTTCACTCACTCCTATAATCACAGATTCCCAGTCATGCTCTCACATCGTCCTGGACAGAGGCAGACACACAACGGCCAGTTAACACATTCACAAGGACGGTACATACAAAGGATTTGCTGCTCTGACACATGTGGAGATATGTATGTAGACGGTGACATTTGACCATGTTGTTCGCACTGTTTCTACATTCTCAGTTAAACATCTCTGAATGCTacaattgtgtttttttctacaATAAAATTTCAATATAAATAGACTGTTGCACCTACCTGTACTTTatctcttttgaaaaaaaaaatgtatttcttctAAGAGCTCACACAAGCCTAACTACCAGTCTCTGTTCTCAAATTAAAGGATTGGTGAACAATCAAATCATTCTTTGAAGCCTTCAACTtaatttgtatttgtttgttcgaaagaagtattttttttataccatTTAACTGTCAATTTCCAAACTGCACAAAATGGTTTTATTGAAAGTAATTGGTCTCAGACTTGGCTATTGCCAGAGGATTCCACTAGGGGGCACACTACAGAAGGCAGACTATCTAGGCCTTTTACATACTAACAGGTAAACATTGTGACAAGTAGAGGTTATTTCTTGAATAATGTTAAgattacattaaaaaataaaaataaaaagtgactTGAGTGTCCTAAAGTTTGTAAGGTTTTCTAAATCAAAGACATCAGGAATCCACTTATATTTGTCTCCATGGTGCCCCTATTGTTTAAGTGCGTTGTCTCGTGAACGCATTGCATTAATTTCTCGGCAACAACACTCATAACAGAAGCAGAGTGCTTCAACCACGTGTTGTAAAAGTGCACTTTAAGGTTGTACTTCAAACAAGCGCAGTAGCTCAGTTTCTTTTCTCAATGCCTGGGTAATAAACGGATGAGTTAAGTTCCAttcatccgtgcatccatccattttctacagGCGCTTCATCCTACTGAGGGTCATGAGAGTCTggtggagcctatcccagctgtcaCAGAGGATTGTTAAGAGGTAAAGTTAATGTAATTATCTGTGAGAGGAAAGTTGGAGGATTCTTGTGGACCTCTTATGTTGCCTGTC
Proteins encoded in this window:
- the cryba1a gene encoding crystallin, beta A1a encodes the protein MALNNPNPLGPWKITVYDQDNFQGKRLEFTSACQNIMECGVDNIRSLKVECGAWTGYEHSSFCGQQFVLERGEYPHWESWSGSNAYHIERMMSFRPICSANHKESKMVLFEKENFIGRQWEINDDYPSLQAMGWGNNEIGSMQVQSGSWVCYQFPGYRGYQYIMECDRHGGEYKHYREWGSHAQSFQVQSLRRIQQ